One Paraburkholderia flagellata genomic window carries:
- a CDS encoding SMP-30/gluconolactonase/LRE family protein, with product MNPHEYEIHDARFRMLLQPNAQFEKLAGGCMWAEGPVWFPAGDFLVWSDIPNNRMMRWVPGIGTGVFRANSNFSNGNTLDRECRLVTCEHGTRRVTRTEHDGRIAVIADRFEGHRLNSPNDVIVHSDGSIWFTDPDYGILGDYEGYRAPSEIGGCHVYRVAPDTGVVQRVADDFVKPNGLAFSPDESRLYVADSGASHIEAGPHHIRVFDVDAHGGLHNGRVFAEVAPGVPDGMRVDEYGNVWTSAGDGIHCYAPDATLLGKILVPETVANLVFGGPNRNRLFIAANTSLYSLYVGVRGASQGNRL from the coding sequence TGTGGGCGGAGGGGCCGGTGTGGTTTCCCGCCGGCGACTTTCTCGTCTGGAGCGACATTCCCAACAACCGGATGATGCGCTGGGTGCCCGGCATCGGCACGGGCGTCTTCCGCGCGAATTCGAATTTCAGCAACGGCAACACGCTTGACCGCGAATGCCGGCTCGTGACCTGCGAGCACGGCACGCGCCGTGTCACGCGCACGGAGCACGACGGACGCATCGCCGTCATTGCCGATCGCTTCGAGGGGCATCGGCTCAATTCGCCCAACGACGTGATCGTGCATTCGGACGGCTCGATCTGGTTCACCGACCCCGACTACGGCATTCTCGGCGACTACGAGGGCTATCGCGCGCCGAGCGAGATCGGCGGCTGCCATGTCTATCGCGTGGCGCCCGATACGGGCGTGGTGCAGCGCGTGGCCGACGACTTCGTGAAGCCCAACGGCCTCGCATTCTCGCCGGATGAATCGCGGCTTTACGTGGCCGATTCGGGCGCGTCGCATATCGAGGCCGGCCCGCATCACATCCGCGTATTCGACGTGGACGCGCACGGCGGGTTGCACAACGGCCGGGTGTTCGCGGAAGTGGCGCCCGGCGTGCCCGACGGCATGCGCGTGGACGAGTACGGCAACGTCTGGACGAGCGCGGGAGACGGCATCCACTGCTATGCGCCCGACGCAACGCTGCTCGGCAAGATCCTCGTGCCGGAAACGGTCGCGAATCTCGTGTTCGGCGGCCCGAATCGCAATCGCTTGTTCATTGCAGCCAACACATCGCTGTACTCGCTTTACGTCGGCGTGCGCGGCGCTTCCCAGGGAAACCGGCTATGA
- a CDS encoding UxaA family hydrolase, with protein MTLLDPALLSAALILLDRRDDVAIARGQLMPGSTLFGDHTVAGMIPPGHKVALRDIDQGEPVRRYGQIIGFASRPIRRGEHVHTQNLSMGDFERDYAFGVDAHETPAAAQPATFLGIRRADGRVATRNYIGILTSVNCSATVARAIADHFRRDIHPEALEAFPNVDGVVALTHGEGCALAAEGEPITVLRRTLAGYARHANFYAVLIVGLGCETNQIDGLVEAEQLERGARLSTMTIQQTGGTARTVAAGIDQVRALLADANRVTREPVDARHLMVGLQCGGSDGYSGISANPALGAAVDRLVTHGGTAILSETPEIYGAEHLLTRRAASREVGEKLVARIRWWEAYCARMEANMNNNPSAGNKAGGLTTILEKSLGAVAKGGTTRLVETYEYAQPVRAQGLVFMDTPGYDPVSATGQVAGGANLICFTTGRGSAYGCAPSPSLKLGTNSALWRRQEEDIDLNCGRILDGEQSVNETGAAIFELMLATASGQRTKSELHGYGQNEFVPWHLGAVM; from the coding sequence ATGACACTTCTCGACCCTGCTCTGCTTTCGGCCGCGCTCATTCTCCTCGATCGGCGCGACGACGTTGCCATCGCGCGCGGGCAGTTGATGCCCGGCTCGACGCTCTTTGGCGATCACACGGTCGCGGGCATGATTCCGCCTGGCCACAAGGTCGCGCTGCGCGACATCGACCAAGGCGAGCCAGTGCGCCGCTACGGACAGATCATCGGCTTCGCGAGCCGGCCGATCCGCCGTGGCGAACACGTGCATACCCAGAATCTCTCGATGGGCGATTTCGAGCGCGACTACGCATTCGGCGTGGACGCGCACGAAACGCCCGCGGCTGCACAACCTGCCACGTTTCTTGGCATCCGGCGCGCGGATGGTCGCGTCGCCACGCGCAATTACATAGGCATCCTCACTTCGGTCAACTGCTCGGCCACGGTTGCGCGCGCGATTGCCGATCACTTCCGCCGCGACATCCACCCCGAAGCGCTCGAAGCGTTCCCTAACGTGGACGGCGTGGTGGCGCTCACACACGGCGAAGGGTGTGCGCTCGCGGCGGAGGGCGAGCCCATTACGGTGTTGCGCCGCACGCTCGCGGGTTATGCGCGGCACGCCAACTTCTACGCAGTGCTGATCGTTGGCCTTGGCTGCGAAACGAACCAGATCGACGGTCTCGTGGAAGCCGAGCAACTGGAGCGCGGCGCGCGCCTTTCGACCATGACGATCCAGCAGACGGGCGGCACCGCGCGCACGGTTGCAGCGGGCATCGACCAGGTGCGTGCATTGCTGGCCGATGCGAATCGCGTGACGCGCGAGCCGGTGGATGCGCGTCACCTGATGGTCGGCTTGCAGTGCGGCGGCTCGGACGGCTACTCCGGCATTTCCGCGAACCCGGCGCTCGGTGCTGCCGTGGACAGGCTGGTCACGCACGGCGGCACGGCAATCCTCTCTGAAACGCCTGAAATCTACGGTGCCGAGCATCTGCTCACGCGGCGTGCGGCGTCGCGAGAAGTGGGCGAAAAGCTGGTGGCGCGCATTCGCTGGTGGGAAGCGTATTGCGCGCGCATGGAAGCGAACATGAACAACAACCCGTCCGCCGGCAACAAGGCGGGCGGCCTCACGACGATTCTCGAAAAGTCGCTCGGCGCGGTGGCGAAAGGCGGCACGACGCGGCTCGTTGAAACCTACGAGTATGCGCAGCCCGTGCGCGCTCAGGGGCTCGTGTTCATGGATACGCCAGGATACGACCCTGTGTCCGCCACGGGGCAGGTGGCGGGCGGCGCCAATCTCATCTGCTTCACGACGGGCCGCGGCTCCGCCTACGGCTGCGCGCCTTCGCCCTCGCTCAAGCTAGGCACGAACAGCGCGCTCTGGCGACGCCAGGAAGAGGACATCGACCTGAACTGCGGCCGCATTCTGGATGGCGAGCAAAGCGTGAACGAGACGGGCGCCGCGATCTTCGAGCTGATGCTCGCGACGGCCTCCGGGCAACGCACGAAGAGCGAACTGCACGGCTACGGCCAGAACGAATTCGTGCCTTGGCATCTGGGGGCGGTCATGTAG